One window of the Gemella haemolysans ATCC 10379 genome contains the following:
- a CDS encoding Mini-ribonuclease 3 codes for MEKNIIFKFTEKNFANPNQMQALTLAYIGDSIYDIMSREYVMKNHLGKINDLHKTVSTIVSARAQASFMENILNNSILTEQEEKIYNRAKNQKNNSKAKNASIMEYKLATGLEAVFGYLYLEKNFERLEEMFNYIIRLYEEKQ; via the coding sequence ATGGAAAAAAATATAATTTTTAAATTTACTGAAAAAAACTTCGCTAACCCTAATCAAATGCAAGCACTAACCCTTGCCTATATCGGAGACAGCATCTATGATATTATGAGTAGAGAATACGTTATGAAAAATCACTTAGGAAAAATAAATGATCTTCATAAAACAGTATCTACAATCGTATCAGCAAGAGCACAAGCAAGTTTTATGGAAAACATACTAAATAATAGTATATTAACAGAACAAGAAGAAAAAATTTATAACCGTGCAAAAAATCAAAAAAACAACTCTAAAGCAAAGAACGCAAGTATTATGGAATATAAACTTGCTACAGGTTTAGAAGCAGTATTCGGTTATTTATATTTAGAAAAAAACTTTGAAAGATTGGAGGAAATGTTTAACTACATAATTAGACTATATGAAGAAAAACAATAA
- a CDS encoding NYN domain-containing protein, which yields MKKQYLFIDGYNLLFRMKEYNLIKSSTFPTERDILIDMLREYAGGNNYIVYCVFDAYLTRAKEYIKEEPPISIVYTKTGERADQWIERKTRELRIDHFVDIIVVSDDNDERDTTLGYGAILRDCHMFIKELKDRKQNVSKITRKHNSRELKNRHIRMSDTDRRKIENFIKNGKF from the coding sequence ATGAAAAAACAATATTTATTTATTGATGGTTATAATCTACTTTTTCGTATGAAGGAATATAACTTAATAAAAAGCTCTACCTTCCCTACTGAACGTGATATTCTAATCGACATGTTACGTGAATATGCAGGAGGAAATAATTACATCGTCTACTGTGTATTTGATGCCTATCTAACTCGTGCAAAAGAATATATAAAAGAAGAGCCACCTATCAGTATAGTTTATACAAAAACTGGGGAACGTGCTGATCAATGGATAGAAAGAAAAACCCGAGAATTAAGAATCGATCACTTTGTGGATATTATAGTTGTGAGTGATGATAACGATGAGCGTGATACTACTCTTGGGTACGGAGCTATTCTAAGAGATTGTCACATGTTTATAAAAGAGTTAAAAGATAGAAAACAAAATGTCTCTAAAATAACCAGAAAACATAATTCAAGAGAATTAAAAAATAGACATATTCGAATGAGCGATACAGATAGAAGAAAAATAGAAAATTTCATAAAAAATGGGAAATTTTAA
- the rlmB gene encoding 23S rRNA (guanosine(2251)-2'-O)-methyltransferase RlmB yields the protein MKKNNKHYKELRLKNKEQKPQVQTPEVDLDKEVIAGRNAILEAIKSGREINKILFQEGIEKGRLKSIFAIANEKKIICQEVPKRKLDNSTTERHQGVIAYVAPYSYFELDEVVNNLEINKDTTLLILDHIEDPHNLGAIIRTAEASGVKAIIIPKRRAAVVSQTAVKASAGAIEHMPVIRVSNLTDAIKKLKEKGFWIAGTTLAERSEDYTKIAKDVPLAIVIGNEGEGMSKVVTNECDFLYHLPMLGKIQSLNASVAAGIIMYERIKSND from the coding sequence ATGAAGAAAAACAATAAACACTATAAAGAATTAAGACTAAAAAACAAAGAACAAAAACCTCAAGTCCAAACTCCTGAGGTGGATTTAGATAAAGAAGTAATTGCTGGTCGTAACGCTATACTTGAAGCTATTAAATCAGGACGCGAAATTAATAAAATTTTGTTCCAAGAAGGTATTGAAAAAGGAAGATTAAAATCTATTTTTGCTATTGCTAATGAGAAAAAAATCATTTGTCAAGAAGTTCCAAAACGTAAACTAGATAATTCTACTACTGAACGTCACCAAGGGGTTATCGCTTATGTTGCACCATACTCTTACTTTGAACTTGATGAAGTAGTAAATAACCTAGAAATTAATAAGGATACTACCCTACTAATTTTAGATCATATTGAAGATCCACATAATCTTGGAGCGATAATTAGAACTGCTGAGGCTAGTGGTGTTAAAGCTATAATAATCCCTAAACGTCGTGCTGCTGTGGTTAGCCAAACTGCAGTTAAAGCATCTGCAGGAGCGATTGAACATATGCCCGTTATTCGCGTATCAAACCTAACTGATGCTATTAAAAAACTAAAAGAAAAAGGGTTCTGGATTGCTGGAACTACACTAGCAGAACGTTCTGAAGATTATACAAAAATTGCAAAAGATGTACCTTTAGCTATCGTAATCGGTAACGAAGGTGAAGGTATGAGTAAAGTTGTTACTAACGAATGTGATTTCTTATATCACCTACCAATGTTAGGGAAAATCCAAAGCTTAAACGCTTCTGTAGCAGCTGGTATAATAATGTACGAAAGAATTAAGTCTAATGATTAA
- a CDS encoding GNAT family N-acetyltransferase, with product MIKILKNKEELELGFALRIEVFVKEQNVPIELELDDKDYSDNTVHIGYFHDDNLIGVARLIDMDKDVIHIGRVVIDKEYRGKGIGRKLIVGCETIAKNILKREVIIELSAQIQAEKFYESLGYNRVNNKIYLDAGIEHVDMRKVIN from the coding sequence ATGATTAAAATTTTAAAGAATAAAGAAGAATTAGAACTTGGTTTTGCTCTGCGTATTGAAGTATTTGTTAAAGAACAAAATGTTCCTATTGAACTAGAATTAGATGACAAAGATTATAGTGATAATACAGTTCATATTGGATATTTTCATGACGATAATCTTATTGGAGTCGCACGTCTTATCGATATGGATAAAGATGTTATTCACATCGGACGCGTTGTTATTGATAAAGAATATCGTGGAAAAGGTATCGGTCGTAAGCTTATCGTTGGCTGCGAAACTATTGCAAAAAACATTTTAAAAAGAGAAGTAATTATAGAATTGAGTGCTCAAATTCAAGCCGAAAAATTCTATGAATCATTAGGTTACAACCGAGTTAATAATAAAATATATTTAGATGCGGGTATTGAGCATGTTGATATGAGGAAAGTAATTAATTAA